From the genome of Ptychodera flava strain L36383 chromosome 13, AS_Pfla_20210202, whole genome shotgun sequence:
CAACGacgatgatgatcatgatgacgCAAGCCTATAAtgtaaagaaaaaacattgtgtgtttgaatgtttaaatttcaatttatatgatgcaaatttcataagGTCGAAAAATAGTAAATGAAAGACATCGGCATTTTGCAGGATGATCTAAAACAGGTTGGAGAGCTTCCTTACATATGGTAATGCGATACACAGAGTTTACCCTTTAATTTTATATGCATGCTCCTCCCCGTCAGGGACTTCGAATGACTGAAGAACAATTCTCCGCTTAAGCAACAGGATTGGATAAATCTGCATATGAATAATGTACATAATCTATTAACAAAACCAATATATAAGCGACAGTCAAGTATACATTGGACATTCAGCATCCTCAGCTCATACTGATATTGACAGGTAAGTCCTTGTTACAAAACATTACTGGCTACTGATAGGTTTACGTTTGGCTCATAAAAGTCAAGTCAAAATACTAGCTCAATATACCGTGGTGAATATGAAGATATACCtgtatattttcaattcaattcaattcaattcaattcgaTTCAATTCAAGGAAAAGGCGAAATTTGCCGGTCTATTATTTGTGTAATACTCTACTAGGGTCTCAACTAGCGTTTCATTCAAAGTAAATTACTATGTACCGTCTGCAGTGTATGGAAGTTTAAGCTGCATGAAGAACCTTGAAAACTGCACAGGCGTTTTCCAGCATATAGTCAGGAAACTGCGACCCTTGACCCCATTGAAGATGcttttaatttgttattttataaAGCAACTTTTCTTTCTGTACTTGATTATTATTATATTGCGTGGAATAGTAGCTCTAAAACAATGTCCAAAGACTTAATAAACTTCATAAAAGACCTGGTAGGGTTTATTGGGAATTTTATAGGGGAGAATGTTTAAACTTTTTCATGTCCTACTTATATGTAACATACACTAAAATACTAATTTGCTTCCTTCAAGTTTGCGTTAAAATACTCGGCCTAAAAGCGAAACCGAGTTAAAGTATTCTTCGTCAGATTGATTTACAtgtttgatattgttttgtttgtttatttctcagCTTTAAGAGTTTATTTAAGCGTTAACGCTTCCTCCTTCCATTAAGTTACCATTCAAATCACCTAGCTACTAAAGCCACTACTTCACACTTTTATGAGCTCACTGCTATAGCATCATGTAAAATTGTGTGTTCCATGCAGACTGTGTGTCaggggaaattgaaataaacaagacttgcaCATGGAAAAGTGCacggtaatgttacattgtatctcaatcttaaacacagggtgccaatcgtaaactctcatttacaaccccagacagagctagttttgcctttgtacaagtcGAATATctttctgtatcaagtagccttgatcaacactaaagtagCAACGGTTGTAATTCCTATCATTTACTTTTCATTGTGAGAGGGTGTAACTATTGCCCTACTGAAAGATGCATCATATGGACACCAATGACTTAGATTGTGCCTAGATTTGTTATGGTGTCATGTAACATAACCCTCCCTACCAATAGGCTGCTCTCATCTTGTTCTCTCTATTTACTTCATTAGTAATTATTGCTTCAAGGATCCTTTGAATGTACTGCTTTGTAAATATCACAAAGCTTGTTTACAGTGTGATAAAAGCTATTGATATCTGGTTATTTAGTCATTTGCATCAGTTATAGGTTATAAAGCAAGCATCTGCAGTCCTAGGATTTTTCCATTGTGCGATCGCCTACAACCTCACGCACATTCAATACATAATTCATCTAATATAAATCGTCATTTATTTATGCTCCAAGAAAAAACCTTCTGCATGTAAGTCCAACTAAGAAATACCAAAGCAAACATATGTATTCCTTTCTTTACATTTGTTCAGCACTTTTAATTTCCAAACACAGAAATGAAATCCATCATCGTCATAGTTTTCGCATTACTTGCTGCCGAGATTGGCGCCAAGGATGGAGCGTTTCATTCTTCCTCATGGGTGTGTACCTTTGTAAGCGTACGGGTGTACAACGACGCCATATGGAACGTGTATGTTACACAGGGTGTCGACTGTCTCGAAGACTTAATGGAGATACCTGACCTTGTTGAAAACGAAACACCAGCGAAGACATTCAATGTATACCATGACATTGGTCCATTTATAGAAAACACTCATACTTTCCGTCTGATGTCTGTGGTAGTGGATCAAGTGGACACGATCGATTTGGTATACGCGCTATTCTAAATAATCACCGGATATAACTAAACCTGTCATCGCTATGCTTTTTCTCCATCTTTATGCATGTTTTGCCCAACCCATGTGAAAACGTTTTCATCTGTACCTGTTTGTAACTTGTTTGTCCGCTACTTGTTTTTTCAATGCCTGGGAAATGTATGGCAAATTCTGTATCTGGTCCACATGCTTATTTCCCGCCCACATCTGAGAAGGTTTTTTTTATTATCTATACATTATAAAAACGCTGTGTATGAATGCTTTATAGTGCAAGACCTTTTCGCTTCTTTTTTCTATCTCCCTTGTTCTGCTCTTCACATTTTCTGTTCCTATCTGGTCTAGGTCTGTAGCTGGAATTATTTACTACTTGACAGTATAGAAGGGTAGAGTAAAGGAAATAGTTTCCTTTGACCAGTTAAATTCCAcatataaaatacataaaattccAATTTCATTGCCATTATTTCCCACTCCATTGCAGGGTAAACTATTGCCTGAAGAAGGACATGATGATTGTTTAAAATGCACCCTGAACTACTACAAAGGAGACATGCTTGAAGTGATATGCAATCCGGTTGATGTAAGTTCACACATATATCATTTAATTCATAAATCGTCATTGGTTGATATGGAAATGATACGAAAATTAGTACAGTATCTGTAATACTGCAGACAGGTAGTGTAATTTCTAACAGCGTTTAGTGTTTGACATATATCATATTCGTTGTTTTTAATGCAGATCTGGAACGAAAGGTTCCGTAATTGCTATAGCTTAATATTTACTCGAACGTCGTAACATTTCTCGTACCGACAATGTATATTTCCAGAAAAAGATTCACCGATGTGTATTTCAAACAAAGATTAACCGATAATGTATATTTCCAGACACAGATTCccacaaacaaaaacagttgGTAAATCGCTTTGTCGATTCATGCGTAATTACGAATACTTCAATTTAGGACACTTCGCTAAACTTCATGGCTTGAAGAACTCTTTTAGGCGTAGTTTGCCGAAGAGATTCAGTATCCCTTGCGTTTCAAGATAATTGGTTGCTGTGCTACTTTTGTGGATTAATTTTGAAGTGTAcagatttcaacattttcaaatttcttccgCCTTCTTTACGATTCAAATTTGCATGG
Proteins encoded in this window:
- the LOC139148664 gene encoding uncharacterized protein, whose product is MKSIIVIVFALLAAEIGAKDGAFHSSSWVCTFVSVRVYNDAIWNVYVTQGVDCLEDLMEIPDLVENETPAKTFNVYHDIGPFIENTHTFRLMSVVVDQVDTIDLGKLLPEEGHDDCLKCTLNYYKGDMLEVICNPVDVCPNRLTEGLYWGQPEGSSITFSSPVEYCSYQRRGVTDYYYCKDYHPDNHMVE